AAGCTAGCCCGCCTTCCCAATGAATTTATTCTGTTTCCATGACGAGGTGCGGTTTTTTATTCAGACTGTGTGCCCCATCTATAAATCGGACGGTACCGCTTTTGGCACGCATGACGACTGTTTGTGTGGTGGCACGGCTGCCTTTGAACTGTACACCTTTCAGCAATTCGCCATCCGTGACACCTGTTGCGGCGAAAATGGCGTCGTCTCCTTTACAGAAGTCCTCCATATAAAACACTTTGTTTATATCAGTGATGCCCATGCCTTCACAACGGGCCTGTTCTTCCTGATTCGATGGCACAAGCTTGCCTTGAATCTCGCCGCCGAGGCATTTCAGGGCAACAGCTGCGAGTACACCTTCAGGAGCACCGCCGATTCCGAATAAAATATCCACGCCTGTATCTTCAAAAGCCGTATTGATTGCGGCTGCCACATCACCGTCGGGAATAAGCTTAATGCGTGCACCCGCCGAGCGGATTTCTTCCACAAGCTTGGCATGTCTTGGACGATCAAGGACAATGGCAACCAAATCTTCAATATCTTTATTCTTAGCCTTGGCTACTGCTTGCAGATTCTCTTCAGTGGTCGCATTAATATCAATGGTCCCTACAGCTTGAGGTCCGACAGCAATTTTTTGCATATACATGTCTGGTGCATGCAACAGCGTTTTCTCATCCGCGATCGCGATAACAGCAAGTGCGTTCCATGTCCCCTGGGCCACGATGTTGGTGCCTTCAAGCGGATCAACGGCAACATCAACACCAGGACCATTTCCCATACCCAGTTTTTCGCCAATATAAAGCATAGGCGCTTCGTCCATTTCGCCTTCACCAATGACGACTGTTCCGCGCATTGGGATGGTATCAAAAACCTTTCGCATGGCAGACGTTGCCGCGTCATCAGCTTCTTCCTTCTTGCCGCGGCCCATCCAGCGTGCCGAGGATAATGCGGCTGCCTCTGTGACACGGACCAATTCCATCGTTAAACTTCTCTCCATGTTTCCCCTCTCCCTTTTAACAAATATGAAGCCTCATCCCAAGAAGATTCTATGTTAAAAAGCGGAGGGCCTTTTGGCCGGGGCAGTCATCATTGCCCATACATGCTGTTAAGAGTTCTGGAGTTGACTGATTTCCTGATCGGTCATATCTTCCCGCCAGATTTTGGCGCCGAGTGCACTCATCTTTTCTATCAACTTTTCATACCCTCGGTCGATATGTTCAAGACCAGTCACCTCAGTAATGCCATCAGCCATCAAACCGGCAATGACGAGTGCTGCGCCTGCGCGCAAATCGCTGGCACTCACTCTTGCACCTTCAAGTTGCACAGGACCTGACACAATGACTGATCCGCCTTCCACCTTTATTATAGCATTCATACGCCTTAGTTCGTCAATATGTTTTAATCGGGCTGCATAAATTGTATCAATGATCACACCAGTATTAGATGCCTGAGTCAGCAGTGTCGTAAAAGGTTGCTGCAAATCGGTGGGAAATCCAGGATATACGAGTGTTTTGACGTCGACACTTTTCATTTGTTCGGGCGGTTTAATCCGCAGCTGTTCATCCCCGACTTCGATGGACACACCCATTTCTCTTAGTTTAGCAAGCAGCGATTCCAGATGCTGTGGAATAACATTGTCAATAATCACGTCTTCTCCAGCTGCAGCAGCTGCAATAATATACGTCCCAGCTTCAATTCTGTCAGGAATAATCGTGTGACGGCATCCTTTCAGCTTTTCAACGCCTTCTATCCGAATGACATCTGTTCCGGCACCTTTAATATTCGCGCCCATGCTTGTTAAAAGCGTGGCCACATCAATGATTTCCGGCTCTTTGGCGGCATTCTCAATCACTGTCTGCCCCTTGGCTTTAACAGCCGCAAGCATGATATTAATGGTCGCCCCGACACTCACAACGTCCAAATAAATACGTGCGCCTTTCAATTCATCGGCTCTTAAATAGACAGCTCCATGTTCATTCGTTACTTTGGCTCCGAGTGCTTCGAAACCTTTAATGTGCTGGTCGATCGGACGCGGGCCTAAATGACAGCCGCCTGGCAGCCCAATAACCGCTTTATTGAATTTACCGAGCATGGCGCCCATGAAGTAATAGGAGGCGCGAAGCTTTTTCACAAGTCCATTGGGAAGCGGCATAGAAACCATTTCAGATGGGTCTATATGTGCCGTCTGACCTTCCCATTCCACCGTTCCGCCAATCTCTTCAAGAAGCGTGCCGAGTGTATACACGTCAGATATATTCGGCAACCCTTCTATTACCACATCTGAGTCGGCAAGAATTGCAGCAGGCAATAGGGCAACAGCACTGTTCTTGGCACCGCCAATACGTACTTGGCCCTTTAAAGAACGCCCGCCTTCAATTAAAATTTTCTGCACTTCAAAAACCCCGCTTCACCTTTAAAATCGTTTAGACATTCTTTAGTCTGCATGCTTTTTCCAGTTTTATGCTCTTTACTTTTGACTATTCCAGTCAGCCAGGAATTTTTCAATACCTTGGTCTGTCAGAGGATGCTTAACAAGCTGCCCAAACACCTTATAAGGAATGGTAGCTATATGAGCTCCGTTCAAGGCTGCGTCCGTAACATGTAAAGGATGACGAATCGATGCAGCGATAATTTCGGTTGTTATGTTGTGGCGGTCGAAAATAGAGGCGATTGTTGCAATCAGGTCCATCCCATCATGACCGATGTCGTCAAGTCTTCCGAGAAATGGCGACACATAAGATGCCCCAGCTCGTGCAGCCAGAAGCGCCTGGTTGGCATTGAATATAAGTGTCACATTCGTTTTAATGTTTAAATCACTGAACGCTTTGACCGCTTTCAAACCTTCCAAAGTCATCGGAACCTTCACCGTGATGTTTGGCGCGATGGCTGCAAGCTCCTTGCCTTCTTCAATCATACCTGCCGCATCTTCTGCCACAACTTCAGCACTGACAGAACCTGAAACTTCTGCTGTAATGTCTCTCAGACGATCATGAAAAGACACGCCTTCTTTCGCTACAAGACTCGGGTTAGTCGTTACCCCTGCCAAAATGCCGAGTTCTTTTGCCTCTCTGATCTCCGAAATATTAGCTGAATCAATAAAAAACTTCATATATAATACTTCCTCCTTTTTGTAAATTAAATGAATGCCCTCATGTAAAGAAAACGAAAGCAAAGCACCCAAGGCGTTGCTTTCGTTCTGTTAAGTTGATCGTTAAGCTTTGTTGGACGATCCGAATTCACGCATTTTTCCAATAACGGTTTCTTCTATGGCCTCACGGCCTGGTCCCAGATACTTACGCGGATCATATTGTTCAGGCTGCTCATTAAGCACTTTACGAACAGCTTTAGCTTGATTAATTTGATTTTCAGTGTTCACATTGATTTTCGCTGAGCCAAGAGAAATGGCACGCTGGATATCTTTCGTTGGTATTCCTGTTCCCCCATGCAAAACCAGCGGAATGTTGGTCAGATTCATGACCTCTTCCATTCTGTCAAAACCCAGATTTGGTTCTCCTTTGTACGGTCCATGAACAGATCCGAGGGCGGGCGCAAAACAATCTACGCCGGTTTCTTTAACGAGACGCTCACACTCTGACGGGATCGCATACGCTTGTTCCGCATCTTCTACAATCAGGTCATCTTCCTGACCGCCGACACGGCCCAGTTCAGCTTCTACAGAGACACCATGGATATGGGCCAGCTCAACCACTTTTTTTGTTAAAGCAATATTTTCATCCAAAGGTAGGGCTGAGGCATCAATCATCACGGAGGTGAATCCCGCGTGAATGGCTTCAGCGCAGGCTTTAAAGCTTGAACCATGGTCCAGATGAATCGCAACCGGAACCGTCGTCCCGTAAGATTCCATCAAAGCCTTTACCATGGAAACAACCACTTTAAAACCGCCCATGTATCTGCCTGCACCTTCTGATACCCCAAGAATAACAGGGGATTGTTCTTTTTCTGCTGCCTGCAGAATTGCCTGAGCATATTCCAGGTTATTCAAGTTAAACTGCCCGACTGCATAGCCATTACTTTTACCCTCTTCAAGCATCTCTTTCATCGAAACCAGCGGCATGCTGCATCCTCCTCAAAGTTGAAAACAAAAATTATGTTTGATTATATTAGTTCACAATACAAGAATACCAACTTAAGAAGAAACAGGCAACATATTACCGCATAATGTCGGATTGTATTTGTCTATAATGTGAATAAGAACACAATTGTGAGAGTCAGGATTCAATGTCTCAATTAAGATTACGGTGGGCTAACAACCCCTTTTATGACACTGCCGATTTCCTGCACATTAAAGGGTTTGCCGATTACTGCCTTGATTAATTGAGAGTCTTCTGTAGCTTCACTGAACTCCTCGACTAATCCGCTGATCAAAACAGCAGGCACATCAATATTTTCTGCTTCTAAATGTCTGATCACTTCCATGCCATCCAACACAGGCAGCTTATAATCAAGTATCACCAGATCATACGGTACTTGGCGCAACTCAGTGAGTGCTTCCATTCCTGTCGCACACGTTTTAACTTCAAACCCTTCATATGTCAAAACGTCTTCCAACAGCATTCTGATGCCTGCTTGGTCGTCCACAACCAGTATGTTCTTCTTCATAAGAGCGCCCCATAAATTTATTACCATAGTGATATATACGACACTAAATATTCAAAAACCTTCTTTTTAAAGAACGTTTTTTAAAATAAGACTAAAGTCTTTGTAATCAAGTATTTATTTGGTACAAAGGGCCCTTCCTCAATACAAAAAAGACTTTAGCACATTTTCATGCTAAAGTCTTTTTAAGTCTGTTAGTTCTCCCGCTGATGAAGAGCTGCACCAATAAAACCGGCAAACAGCGGATGCGAACGTGTTGGACGCGATTTGAACTCGGGATGGAACTGACTGGCGATAAACCAAGGGTGGTCAGCCAGTTCAATCGTTTCAACCAAACGCCCATCAGGACTTGTCCCTGAAAAGACAAAACCTTCAGCTTCCATCTGTTCTCTATAGTCATTGTTAAATTCATAACGATGACGGTGACGTTCCTCAATCATGTTTGCATTGTCATAGGCCGTTTTTGCTTTTGTACCGTCTTTCAGCATGCAAGGATAACTGCCGAGACGAAGGGTCCCCCGAGATCGGTGATGGCTTTCTGCTCCGGCAATAGATCGATGACTGGGTGTGGTGTGCGCCGGTCGATTTCACCGGAATGCGCGCCAGCAAGCCCAAGAACA
This sequence is a window from Lentibacillus sp. JNUCC-1. Protein-coding genes within it:
- a CDS encoding response regulator, with the protein product MKKNILVVDDQAGIRMLLEDVLTYEGFEVKTCATGMEALTELRQVPYDLVILDYKLPVLDGMEVIRHLEAENIDVPAVLISGLVEEFSEATEDSQLIKAVIGKPFNVQEIGSVIKGVVSPP
- a CDS encoding UDP-N-acetylglucosamine 1-carboxyvinyltransferase, coding for MQKILIEGGRSLKGQVRIGGAKNSAVALLPAAILADSDVVIEGLPNISDVYTLGTLLEEIGGTVEWEGQTAHIDPSEMVSMPLPNGLVKKLRASYYFMGAMLGKFNKAVIGLPGGCHLGPRPIDQHIKGFEALGAKVTNEHGAVYLRADELKGARIYLDVVSVGATINIMLAAVKAKGQTVIENAAKEPEIIDVATLLTSMGANIKGAGTDVIRIEGVEKLKGCRHTIIPDRIEAGTYIIAAAAAGEDVIIDNVIPQHLESLLAKLREMGVSIEVGDEQLRIKPPEQMKSVDVKTLVYPGFPTDLQQPFTTLLTQASNTGVIIDTIYAARLKHIDELRRMNAIIKVEGGSVIVSGPVQLEGARVSASDLRAGAALVIAGLMADGITEVTGLEHIDRGYEKLIEKMSALGAKIWREDMTDQEISQLQNS
- the fba gene encoding class II fructose-1,6-bisphosphate aldolase, coding for MPLVSMKEMLEEGKSNGYAVGQFNLNNLEYAQAILQAAEKEQSPVILGVSEGAGRYMGGFKVVVSMVKALMESYGTTVPVAIHLDHGSSFKACAEAIHAGFTSVMIDASALPLDENIALTKKVVELAHIHGVSVEAELGRVGGQEDDLIVEDAEQAYAIPSECERLVKETGVDCFAPALGSVHGPYKGEPNLGFDRMEEVMNLTNIPLVLHGGTGIPTKDIQRAISLGSAKINVNTENQINQAKAVRKVLNEQPEQYDPRKYLGPGREAIEETVIGKMREFGSSNKA
- the glpX gene encoding class II fructose-bisphosphatase, encoding MERSLTMELVRVTEAAALSSARWMGRGKKEEADDAATSAMRKVFDTIPMRGTVVIGEGEMDEAPMLYIGEKLGMGNGPGVDVAVDPLEGTNIVAQGTWNALAVIAIADEKTLLHAPDMYMQKIAVGPQAVGTIDINATTEENLQAVAKAKNKDIEDLVAIVLDRPRHAKLVEEIRSAGARIKLIPDGDVAAAINTAFEDTGVDILFGIGGAPEGVLAAVALKCLGGEIQGKLVPSNQEEQARCEGMGITDINKVFYMEDFCKGDDAIFAATGVTDGELLKGVQFKGSRATTQTVVMRAKSGTVRFIDGAHSLNKKPHLVMETE
- the fsa gene encoding fructose-6-phosphate aldolase; this translates as MKFFIDSANISEIREAKELGILAGVTTNPSLVAKEGVSFHDRLRDITAEVSGSVSAEVVAEDAAGMIEEGKELAAIAPNITVKVPMTLEGLKAVKAFSDLNIKTNVTLIFNANQALLAARAGASYVSPFLGRLDDIGHDGMDLIATIASIFDRHNITTEIIAASIRHPLHVTDAALNGAHIATIPYKVFGQLVKHPLTDQGIEKFLADWNSQK